Proteins encoded together in one Porites lutea chromosome 2, jaPorLute2.1, whole genome shotgun sequence window:
- the LOC140927374 gene encoding protein VAC14 homolog, with protein sequence MAEKDFLPLTQNIVRGLNDKLYEKRKTAALEIERMVKEFVANNDVRQITRLTAVLADEFAVSHNNHSRKGGLIGLAATAIALGKDAGLYLKNLIPPVLACFYDQDSRVRYYACEALYNIAKVARGSVLPFFNDVFDGLSKLAADPDPNVKNGAELLDRLIKDIVTESSSFDLVSFIPLLRDRIYTANPFAKQFLVSWLMVIDAVPDLDLIAHLPEFLDGLFNIFKDRNAEIRKMCEAVLGEFLRGIKRESKNVNFANMVNILVLHSQSEDDVIQFTAITWLREFIILSGRTMLPFNAGILKAILPCMAYEQDKQNIKEVAKAVNQSLMRLITEDDDKDFDSDSVAMDCDNAVVEPQTQLDVGPVVDVLTLYMTHKSIQTRIAVLRWVLLLHVKTPNKIFGQIDQLFPKLLDTLSDPSDEVVLLDLEALAEISASPAGPPRNSSTQSMSEAGSPVSSSSDQTSAPHRQLNTYFHKFMHNVMQLFRTDRKLLEERGSFILRQLCLLLNAEDIYRALSEIIVQEEDLLFASLMVRYLNMILLTSSELFDLRDQLRELATPDSCSLFCCLYQSWCHNPVATVSLCLLTQNYKHACDLLMIFGQLEVNVEFLIQIDKLVQLIESPIFTYLRLQLLDTQHNHFLLKSLYGLLMLLPQSDAFTTLRNRLDCVPNGRVLSCDISDKRGLLDFPCREHVQRINFQELLQQFKTVQQKHFINRHSRSSFLAKNLLNA encoded by the exons ATGGCAGAGAAAGACTTTTTACCCTTAACACAGAACATTGTGCGTGGATTGAACGATAAATTGtacgaaaaaaggaaaacagctGCCTTGGAAATTGAACG TATGGTCAAAGAGTTTGTCGCCAATAATGATGTCCGGCAAATAACACGATTGACTGCTGTCCTTGCTGATGAGTTTGCAGTTTCCCACAACAATCACTCCAGAAAAGGAGGGCTTATTGGGCTTGCAGCTACCGCCATTGCTTTAGGAAAG GATGCTGGGCTGTACCTGAAGAATCTTATTCCTCCAGTTTTGGCTTGTTTTTATGATCAAGACAGCCGAGTACGTTACTATGCTTGTGAAGCTCTGTATAACATTGCCAAGGTAGCAAGAGGCTCTGTATTACCATTCTTCAATGATGTATTTGATGGCCTCAGTAAA CTTGCAGCTGATCCAGATCCAAATGTAAAAAACGGAGCAGAGCTTCTTGACAGGTTGATAAAA GATATTGTGACAGAAAGCTCCTCATTTGATTTGGTGTCCTTTATTCCATTGTTGAGAGACAGAATTTATACAGCAAATCCATTTGCAAAGCAGTTTTTAGTGTCTTGG CTCATGGTGATAGATGCGGTTCCAGACCTGGATCTTATTGCCCACCTCCCAGAGTTTCTTGATGGGCTCTTCAATATTTTCAAGGATCGTAATGCAGAAATCAGAAAAAT GTGTGAAGCAGTCTTGGGTGAATTCCTTAGAGGGATCAAGAGAGAATCTAAAAATGTCAACTTTGCCAATATGGTCAACATTTTGGTTTTACATTCACAATCAGAAG ATGATGTCATTCAGTTTACTGCTATCACCTGGTTGAGAGAGTTTATTATACTCTCAGGGCGCACAATGCTGCCCTTCAATGCTGGCATTTTAAAAGCAATATTACCATGCATGGCTTAcgaacaagacaaacaaaatatC AAAGAAGTAGCCAAAGCTGTCAATCAAAGTCTAATGCGACTGATCACTGAGGATGATGACAAAGACTTTGACAGTGACAGTGTAGCCATGGATTGTGATAACGCTGTTGTTGAGCCTCAAACCCAGCTTGATGTTGGTCCTGTTGTAGATGTACTCACCCTTTACATGACTCACAAGTCAATTCAGACCAGAATAGCTGTGTTGCGATGGGTGTTGCTTCTGCATGTAAAGACCCCTAATAAG ATCTTTGGTCAAATTGATCAGCTTTTCCCTAAACTGTTGGATACTTTATCAGATCCCTCAGATGAG GTTGTTCTTCTTGATTTGGAGGCACTTGCGGAAATTTCTGCCTCCCCAGCTGGACCTCCAAGGAATAGTTCAACTCAAAGCATGTCTGAAGCTGGTTCCCCGGTCAGCAGCTCATCAGATCAGACATCTGCCCCTCACAGGCAGCTCAATACGTACTTTCACAAATTCATGCACAATGTCATGCAGTTGTTTAGGACAGATAGAAAACTGCTGGAAGAAAGAGGCTCTTTTATTTTGAG GCAGCTCTGTCTTCTGTTAAATGCAGAAGACATTTACAGAGCATTATCAGAGATAATTGTTCAAGAAGAGGACTTGCTGTTTGCATCTCTCATGGTGCGATATTTGAACATGATTTTGCTGACATCCAGTGAACTGTTTGATCTCCGGGACCAGCTCAGAGAACTGGCCACGCCT GATAGCTGTTCGTTGTTTTGCTGTTTATATCAATCGTGGTGTCATAATCCCGTTGCAACAGTCTCCTTGTGCTTATTAACACAAAACTACAAACATGCTTGCGATCTTCTCATGATTTT TGGACAACTGGAAGTGAATGTTGAATTTCTCATCCAGATAGACAAACTTGTTCAACTCATAGAGTCTCCCATATTTACAT ACTTGCGCCTTCAGCTGTTGGACACACAACACAATCATTTTCTTCTCAAGTCATTGTACGGCTTATTGATGCTTCTTCCTCAAAGTGATGCTTTTACTACATTACGGAACAGACTGGACTGTGTACCAAATGGGAGGGTACTCTCATGTGATATCAG TGACAAAAGGGGATTACTTGACTTTCCATGTCGTGAACATGTGCAGAGAATCAATTTTCAGGAACTCTTGCAGCAGTTCAAGACTGTCCAACAAAAGCACTTCATAAACAGACACTCTCGCTCTTCGTTTCTGGCGAAAAACCTGTTAAATGCCTAG
- the LOC140926483 gene encoding proline-rich transmembrane protein 4-like: MTSSTSNTGDIPTDALAEPGPDWPAAKKIWGLAWQLHWIGFGVLFGSLAVHSMFVIVMVNIRKRFCRKPLFLAINLLLFFLGATRAVYMLLDPYESRENGVEDPKWLTPLLFGIAYPCLTSAFSLIHLAFLEITKLKVGPSKLQNVKFLTAVIVLHFIIVFTAETTSSIKPELAALLIVCQSFFILWSLLLAGSFIYSGCKLIKHVNQVQKQLSIIEKDECSRNARQKVSTTKVAKVTLITSLLGLVVCGLHFYSIIGVYGMYSKVVHPSPWPWLTFQSLCRFVELAMASTIAYSVMQGDKRQRKGKTVPTNSGEKVELRTLRETHLKITDFTEPN; this comes from the coding sequence ATGACAAGCTCCACAAGTAACACAGGCGATATTCCCACAGATGCTCTGGCTGAACCGGGCCCTGATTGGCCAGCTGCAAAGAAAATCTGGGGATTGGCATGGCAACTGCACTGGATTGGCTTCGGTGTTCTGTTTGGCTCTCTGGCAGTTCACTCTATGTTTGTCATAGTGATGGTGAATATAAGGAAGAGATTTTGCCGTAAACCTTTGTTTCTAGCTATCAACTTGCTCCTGTTCTTCCTTGGAGCTACGAGAGCGGTTTACATGCTCCTGGATCCGTACGAGTCCAGGGAAAATGGAGTAGAGGATCCTAAATGGTTGACGCCTCTTCTCTTTGGTATCGCCTATCCGTGTTTAACATCCGCGTTTTCTTTGATCCACCTGGCTTTTCTTGAGATCACCAAATTAAAAGTTGGCCCAAGCAAGTTGCAGAATGTTAAGTTTTTAACTGCAGTCATAGTGCTCCACTTTATTATCGTCTTCACGGCGGAAACAACATCATCCATCAAGCCCGAGCTTGCTGCACTGTTGATAGTGTGCCAGTCGTTTTTCATCCTCTGGAGCCTGTTACTTGCAGGTAGCTTCATCTACAGCGGctgcaaattaataaaacacGTAAACCAGGTTCAAAAACAGCTTAGCATCATCGAGAAAGATGAGTGCTCAAGAAACGCAAGACAGAAGGTGAGCACCACCAAAGTCGCAAAGGTTACTCTTATTACCAGCCTCTTGGGCCTCGTTGTGTGCGGTTTGCACTTCTACTCTATTATTGGCGTGTACGGTATGTACAGCAAAGTAGTTCACCCCTCGCCTTGGCCATGGCTGACTTTTCAATCGCTTTGCCGCTTCGTGGAACTTGCCATGGCGTCCACCATTGCTTACAGCGTGATGCAGGGGGATAAAAGgcagagaaaaggaaaaacggTCCCTACTAATTCGGGAGAGAAAGTAGAGCTAAGGACTTTAAGAGAGACGCATTTGAAAATTACAGATTTTACCGAACCAAACTGA
- the LOC140929180 gene encoding proline-rich transmembrane protein 4-like encodes MMQSSEDMSKVSSIPTDLPTEALAEPGPDWPIAKKIWGFAWQLHWIGFGILFGFLAVHCLVAIVMVNIRKGFCRKPLFLAINSLLFVLGTTRAVYMLLDPYESRENGVKDPEWLTLLLFGIAFPCLTSAFCLIHLAFLEVTKIKIGPSRLQNVKFLSAIIIVHFVIVFTAESTASIKPELDALLIVCQSFFILWGLLLSGSFIYSGCKVIKQVDTVHEQLKAIEKNERLRVKPKKKSSTTKVAKVTLASSFLGFAVCGLHFYSMIGVYGMYSKEVHPSPWPWLAFQSFFRLVELAMACTIVYSVMQPAERGKNSKRILSTSVGDGKPVPSSGFSTSHF; translated from the coding sequence ATGATGCAGAGTTCAGAGGACATGTCAAAGGTATCAAGCATTCCAACTGACTTGCCCACCGAAGCTTTAGCCGAACCGGGCCCTGATTGGCCAATCGCGAAGAAAATCTGGGGATTCGCATGGCAACTGCACTGGATTGGCTTCGGTATTCTCTTCGGCTTTCTGGCAGTTCACTGTCTGGTTGCTATAGTGATGGTAAATATCAGGAAGGGATTTTGCCGTAAACCTTTGTTTCTTGCGATCAACTCCCTTCTTTTCGTCCTTGGGACTACGAGAGCGGTATACATGCTGTTGGATCCATACGAGTCCAGAGAAAATGGTGTTAAGGATCCAGAATGGCTGACGCTGCTACTTTTTGGCATTGCCTTTCCGTGTTTAACCTCAGCGTTTTGTTTGATTCACCTGGCGTTTCTGGAGGTCACCAAGATTAAAATTGGCCCAAGCAGGTTGCAGAATGTCAAGTTTTTGTCTGCAATCATTATAGTCCATTTTGTTATCGTCTTCACCGCGGAATCTACAGCATCAATCAAGCCTGAACTAGACGCCCTCTTGATCGTTTGCCAGTCTTTTTTTATTCTCTGGGGTTTGCTTCTTTCTGGCAGTTTCATTTACAGTGGATGCAAAGTGATAAAGCAAGTAGATACAGTTCACGAGCAGCTCAAAGCCATTGAGAAAAACGAGCGCCTACGAGTTAAACCGAAAAAAAAGTCTTCCACAACCAAAGTTGCCAAAGTTACTCTTGCCAGCAGTTTCCTGGGGTTCGCTGTGTGCGGTTTGCACTTCTACTCCATGATTGGCGTGTATGGTATGTACAGCAAAGAAGTTCATCCCTCGCCTTGGCCATGGTTGGCTTTTCAATCGTTCTTTCGTCTCGTGGAGCTTGCCATGGCGTGCACCATTGTCTACAGTGTGATGCAGCCAGCGGAACGAGGAAAGAACTCCAAAAGAATCCTGTCGACCAGCGTGGGAGATGGAAAGCCTGTACCATCGTCTGGTTTTTCAACTTCACATTTCTAG